In a single window of the Diospyros lotus cultivar Yz01 chromosome 10, ASM1463336v1, whole genome shotgun sequence genome:
- the LOC127811706 gene encoding uncharacterized protein LOC127811706 isoform X3 — protein MPRTCKKSKEMKRHLMVRPQYPPIYHESQAPRDNTSEVKVVINGDWRVGDLVDWWCNGCYWSGRVTQLIGKDKVQIDLPPPPIGEGKSYEVFCKDLRPSLVWSPEHSWSVPTSKEGETSCHCAQLIKPLNQAAASLPNLKIDAVGEETEDTQATAGSPFDPSVSSPISAHSEESPGQPLISRIPEGEPGSPEANMDGSVIGKIPCSDSVSISDFSDASSETAGNKDQNCSRCFKKMRTSGSISLNSMHSDSLEASILDLEELVNKVKWLRNILESDVPLPNAGRLPWRFIEHRASSVPK, from the exons ATGCCCCGTACTTGTAAGAAGTCAAAGGAGATGAAAAGGCATTTGATGGTGCGGCCGCAATATCCACCTATTTACCATGAAAGTCAAGCTCCTCGTGATAATACATCAGAAGTAAAAGTTGTCATCAATGGTGATTGGAGGGTGGGGGATTTGGTGGATTGGTGGTGTAATGGTTGTTATTGGTCAGGAAGAGTGACTCAGCTTATCGGCAAGGATAAGGTTCAG ATTGACTTGCCTCCTCCCCCGATCGGTGAAGGAAAATCATATGAAGTTTTCTGTAAGGACCTACGCCCGTCTTTGGTTTGGTCTCCAGAACACAGTTGGAGTGTTCCCACATCTAAG GAAGGAGAAACTTCTTGCCATTGTGCTCAGCTAATTAAACCACTGAATCAAG CTGCAGCAAGTCTTCCAAATTTGAAGATAGATGCAGTGGGTGAAGAAACAGAGGACACTCAGGCTACAGCTGGATCACCATTTGATCCTTCAGTTTCGTCTCCAATTTCAGCTCACTCAGAGGAGTCCCCTGGACAACCTTTGATCAGTCGTATTCCGGAGGGAGAGCCCGGAAGTCCTGAAGCAAATATGGATGGCAGTGTCATTGGAAAGATTCCTTGCTCTGATAGTGTCTCCATTTCAGATTTTAGTGATGCTTCATCTGAAACTGCAGGGAATAAAGACCAGAATTGCAGTAGGTGCTTCAAGAAGATGAGAACTAGTGGAAGTATTTCTTTAAATTCTATGCATTCTGACTCGCTTGAAGCCTCAATTTTGGATTTGGAGGAACTTGTTAACAAGGTTAAATGGTTAAGGAACATATTAGAATCTGATGTTCCTTTGCCAAATGCTGGGAGGCTTCCGTGGAGGTTTATAGAGCATCGTGCATCTTCTGTGCCAAAATGA
- the LOC127810851 gene encoding cellulose synthase-like protein G3 isoform X2, with protein MASLSLNTIKVHQARAAINRLHIIFHLAATLTLLHYRVSTLFHGDVPLFAWGLMTTSESIFAFFWLLSQAFRWRPVTHASRLENIPGDAELPGVDVFVCTADPKKEPTVEVMNTVLSAMALDYPPEKLAVYLSDDGGSSSTFVAIKEACLFARCWIPFCRKYGVKTRCPEAYFSSYGGNERLLRSDEFKEEEINIKIIHDNKKDELDDDKIPLLVYMSREKRPLHPHHFKAGALNALLRVSGLMSNGPYLLVLDCDMYCNDPTSAKQAMCFHLDPEVSPSLAFVQYPQIFYNVSKNDIYDGQARSAYKTKWQGMDGLRGPMLTGTGYYLKRKSLYGSPNNQEDVFLHNPENNSGLSSKFIASLKGTSEHHTNGEGLLPDTVLEEARNLASCTFEKGTKWGKEIGYSYDCLLESTITSYLLHTRGWKSVYLYPERPCFLGSTTIDMKDAMVQQMKWSSGSLQLGLSRLSPLTYGISRMSTLQSMCYTYFTLVAIQSFAFLLYGTVPQLCLLSGIPLYPKVSDPWFGVFLSLYLSSHCQHLYEVLFTGGSLRTWWNEQRIWMIKSVTGCLFGCLDALMKWVGIAKVNFRLTNKAIDQEKLVKYKKGEFDFKGAELFMVPLVMLVMLNLACFIGGVRRVIAESNLQEMFGQVFLSSFVLVLSYPILEGLIPKKDSDGLKTTFSFNKFIVVSI; from the exons ATGGCGTCTCTCAGCCTCAACACCATCAAAGTTCATCAAGCTCGAGCCGCCATTAACAGACTTCACATCATCTTCCACCTCGCAGCCACCCTAACCCTACTTCACTACAGGGTTTCAACCCTCTTCCATGGCGACGTCCCCCTTTTTGCATGGGGGCTGATGACCACCTCGGAGTCCATTTTCGCTTTCTTCTGGCTCCTTTCGCAGGCTTTCCGGTGGCGGCCGGTCACCCACGCCAGCCGTCTGGAGAACATCCCCGGGGACGCCGAGCTCCCGGGGGTTGACGTGTTTGTCTGCACGGCCGATCCTAAGAAGGAGCCGACGGTTGAGGTGATGAACACGGTGCTGTCGGCCATGGCCCTTGACTACCCGCCAGAGAAACTGGCGGTGTATCTCTCCGACGACGGCGGTTCTTCCTCGACGTTCGTGGCCATTAAGGAAGCTTGCTTGTTTGCACGGTGCTGGATCCCGTTTTGTAGAAAATATGGCGTGAAGACTAGATGTCCTGAAGCTTACTTCTCTTCTTATGGGGGTAATGAACGTCTTCTTCGCAGTGATGAATTCAAAGAAgaggaaataaatataaag ATAATTCATGATAATAAAAAAGATGAATTGGACGACGACAAGATTCCTCTTCTCGTGTATATGTCTCGTGAAAAAAGGCCATTACATCCTCACCATTTTAAGGCGGGTGCTCTCAATGCCCTT CTTAGAGTTTCTGGGCTGATGAGCAATGGCCCCTATTTACTAGTTCTAGATTGTGACATGTACTGCAATGATCCAACCTCAGCCAAGCAAGCCATGTGCTTTCATCTGGACCCTGAGGTCTCTCCTTCTCTTGCATTTGTACAGTACCCTCAAATCTTCTACAATGTTAGCAAGAATGACATCTATGATGGCCAAGCAAGATCAGCTTACAAG ACAAAGTGGCAAGGCATGGATGGGCTGAGAGGCCCCATGCTCACTGGCACTGGCTACTACTTGAAGAGGAAGTCTCTGTATGGAAGCCCGAATAATCAAGAGG ATGTTTTTCTTCATAATCCAGAAAATAATTCTGGTTTGTCAAGCAAGTTCATTGCTTCATTGAAGGGTACAAGTGAGCATCACACAAATGGTGAAGGGCTCTTACCAGATACAGTCCTCGAGGAAGCTAGGAACTTGGCTTCTTGCACCTTTGAGAAGGGCACAAAATGGGGTAAAGAG ATAGGTTATTCCTATGATTGCTTGTTGGAGAGTACAATCACCAGCTATCTTCTGCACACTAGAGGCTGGAAATCTGTGTATCTCTACCCAGAAAGGCCATGTTTCTTGGGTTCCACCACCATTGACATGAAAGATGCCATGGTTCAACAAATGAAATGGAGCTCAGGGTCCCTTCAACTTGGTCTTTCAAGGCTTAGCCCTCTCACATATGGCATCTCCAGAATGTCCACTCTCCAGAGCATGTGCTATACCTACTTCACATTGGTGGCCATCCAATCCTTTGCTTTCTTGCTCTATGGAACTGTCCCTCAGTTGTGCCTTCTCAGTGGCATTCCATTGTATCCCAAG GTTTCCGACCCATGGTTTGGAGTGTTTCTAAGTCTATATCTATCCTCCCattgccagcatttatatgaagTCCTGTTCACTGGCGGCTCGCTGAGGACATGGTGGAATGAGCAAAGAATTTGGATGATAAAGTCAGTGACAGGATGCTTGTTTGGCTGCCTAGATGCCCTAATGAAGTGGGTAGGCATAGCCAAAGTGAATTTCAGGCTGACAAACAAGGCCATTGATCAAGAAAAACTTGTGAAGTATAAGAAAGGGGAATTTGACTTCAAAGGAGCTGAGTTGTTCATGGTGCCCTTGGTGATGCTTGTTATGTTGAACTTGGCTTGTTTCATTGGCGGAGTGAGGAGGGTAATTGCTGAGAGCAATTTGCAGGAGATGTTTGGGCAAGTGTTTCTTTCATCCTTCGTCCTTGTTCTCAGTTATCCCATACTTGAGGGGTTAATACCAAAGAAAG acTCAGACGGTTTGAAGACGACGTTTtcatttaacaaatttattgttgtatccatATAA
- the LOC127810851 gene encoding cellulose synthase-like protein G3 isoform X1, which yields MASLSLNTIKVHQARAAINRLHIIFHLAATLTLLHYRVSTLFHGDVPLFAWGLMTTSESIFAFFWLLSQAFRWRPVTHASRLENIPGDAELPGVDVFVCTADPKKEPTVEVMNTVLSAMALDYPPEKLAVYLSDDGGSSSTFVAIKEACLFARCWIPFCRKYGVKTRCPEAYFSSYGGNERLLRSDEFKEEEINIKEKYELFKKNVDKPIGTEDFAFHDQPPRVGIIHDNKKDELDDDKIPLLVYMSREKRPLHPHHFKAGALNALLRVSGLMSNGPYLLVLDCDMYCNDPTSAKQAMCFHLDPEVSPSLAFVQYPQIFYNVSKNDIYDGQARSAYKTKWQGMDGLRGPMLTGTGYYLKRKSLYGSPNNQEDVFLHNPENNSGLSSKFIASLKGTSEHHTNGEGLLPDTVLEEARNLASCTFEKGTKWGKEIGYSYDCLLESTITSYLLHTRGWKSVYLYPERPCFLGSTTIDMKDAMVQQMKWSSGSLQLGLSRLSPLTYGISRMSTLQSMCYTYFTLVAIQSFAFLLYGTVPQLCLLSGIPLYPKVSDPWFGVFLSLYLSSHCQHLYEVLFTGGSLRTWWNEQRIWMIKSVTGCLFGCLDALMKWVGIAKVNFRLTNKAIDQEKLVKYKKGEFDFKGAELFMVPLVMLVMLNLACFIGGVRRVIAESNLQEMFGQVFLSSFVLVLSYPILEGLIPKKDSDGLKTTFSFNKFIVVSI from the exons ATGGCGTCTCTCAGCCTCAACACCATCAAAGTTCATCAAGCTCGAGCCGCCATTAACAGACTTCACATCATCTTCCACCTCGCAGCCACCCTAACCCTACTTCACTACAGGGTTTCAACCCTCTTCCATGGCGACGTCCCCCTTTTTGCATGGGGGCTGATGACCACCTCGGAGTCCATTTTCGCTTTCTTCTGGCTCCTTTCGCAGGCTTTCCGGTGGCGGCCGGTCACCCACGCCAGCCGTCTGGAGAACATCCCCGGGGACGCCGAGCTCCCGGGGGTTGACGTGTTTGTCTGCACGGCCGATCCTAAGAAGGAGCCGACGGTTGAGGTGATGAACACGGTGCTGTCGGCCATGGCCCTTGACTACCCGCCAGAGAAACTGGCGGTGTATCTCTCCGACGACGGCGGTTCTTCCTCGACGTTCGTGGCCATTAAGGAAGCTTGCTTGTTTGCACGGTGCTGGATCCCGTTTTGTAGAAAATATGGCGTGAAGACTAGATGTCCTGAAGCTTACTTCTCTTCTTATGGGGGTAATGAACGTCTTCTTCGCAGTGATGAATTCAAAGAAgaggaaataaatataaag GAAAAATACGAGCTATTCAAGAAAAATGTGGACAAACCCATTGGTACAGAAGATTTTGCTTTTCACGATCAACCACCTCGAGTTGGG ATAATTCATGATAATAAAAAAGATGAATTGGACGACGACAAGATTCCTCTTCTCGTGTATATGTCTCGTGAAAAAAGGCCATTACATCCTCACCATTTTAAGGCGGGTGCTCTCAATGCCCTT CTTAGAGTTTCTGGGCTGATGAGCAATGGCCCCTATTTACTAGTTCTAGATTGTGACATGTACTGCAATGATCCAACCTCAGCCAAGCAAGCCATGTGCTTTCATCTGGACCCTGAGGTCTCTCCTTCTCTTGCATTTGTACAGTACCCTCAAATCTTCTACAATGTTAGCAAGAATGACATCTATGATGGCCAAGCAAGATCAGCTTACAAG ACAAAGTGGCAAGGCATGGATGGGCTGAGAGGCCCCATGCTCACTGGCACTGGCTACTACTTGAAGAGGAAGTCTCTGTATGGAAGCCCGAATAATCAAGAGG ATGTTTTTCTTCATAATCCAGAAAATAATTCTGGTTTGTCAAGCAAGTTCATTGCTTCATTGAAGGGTACAAGTGAGCATCACACAAATGGTGAAGGGCTCTTACCAGATACAGTCCTCGAGGAAGCTAGGAACTTGGCTTCTTGCACCTTTGAGAAGGGCACAAAATGGGGTAAAGAG ATAGGTTATTCCTATGATTGCTTGTTGGAGAGTACAATCACCAGCTATCTTCTGCACACTAGAGGCTGGAAATCTGTGTATCTCTACCCAGAAAGGCCATGTTTCTTGGGTTCCACCACCATTGACATGAAAGATGCCATGGTTCAACAAATGAAATGGAGCTCAGGGTCCCTTCAACTTGGTCTTTCAAGGCTTAGCCCTCTCACATATGGCATCTCCAGAATGTCCACTCTCCAGAGCATGTGCTATACCTACTTCACATTGGTGGCCATCCAATCCTTTGCTTTCTTGCTCTATGGAACTGTCCCTCAGTTGTGCCTTCTCAGTGGCATTCCATTGTATCCCAAG GTTTCCGACCCATGGTTTGGAGTGTTTCTAAGTCTATATCTATCCTCCCattgccagcatttatatgaagTCCTGTTCACTGGCGGCTCGCTGAGGACATGGTGGAATGAGCAAAGAATTTGGATGATAAAGTCAGTGACAGGATGCTTGTTTGGCTGCCTAGATGCCCTAATGAAGTGGGTAGGCATAGCCAAAGTGAATTTCAGGCTGACAAACAAGGCCATTGATCAAGAAAAACTTGTGAAGTATAAGAAAGGGGAATTTGACTTCAAAGGAGCTGAGTTGTTCATGGTGCCCTTGGTGATGCTTGTTATGTTGAACTTGGCTTGTTTCATTGGCGGAGTGAGGAGGGTAATTGCTGAGAGCAATTTGCAGGAGATGTTTGGGCAAGTGTTTCTTTCATCCTTCGTCCTTGTTCTCAGTTATCCCATACTTGAGGGGTTAATACCAAAGAAAG acTCAGACGGTTTGAAGACGACGTTTtcatttaacaaatttattgttgtatccatATAA
- the LOC127811976 gene encoding cellulose synthase A catalytic subunit 7 [UDP-forming]-like isoform X5: MENTSPLHLCRVQKSFLINRSHMLLHSLALMSLIYYRSSFFFQQTKTGQTPLTPWLLVFAAELMLSCFWIVSQAFLWRPVSRSVFPDKLPKDKELPAIDVFICTADPNKEPTVDVMNTVISAMALDYPPDKLYVYLSDDGGSSMTLRAMQEAWRFAKWWLPFCRRHGIKTLCPEAYFSEVEEKQENSHNDFLAEEEKVKEKYENFKERLTRIRENTWLTINRDHPPIVEVINETSINEEGAERAGMPLLVYVSREKRPSHPHNFKAGSLNALLRVSAIMSNSPYILALDCDMYCNDPTSARQAMCFHLDPEISPSLAFVQFPQKYHNIGKDDIYDSQLRMYFKVQYQGVDGIQGPVLSGTGFYIKREALLNPKKEDVDVMELKHSFGLSNEFTKSLGRHYKPHQGEVVSAIMLEEIQFLASCAYENETKWGREVGFLYFTIAEDYFTGFVNLHGNGWKSVYCDPARPSFLGSATTNLNDVLVQNAKWSSSLVEVVISRFCPLFYTPEKISALQRVCYAVIIYPLCFLPMWCLATIPQLCLLNGIRLYPEVSDWFFCVFSFIFLSSQLKHIQEVLSTGDPIWTWRNEQMMWMIKNVTCHTYGSFDAIMKKIGFREANFPPTNKVVDEEQLKLYQMGKIDFQTSIVFLAPMVSLVLLNLASFVGGLTRAVVAGNFSEMFVQIVLSFFIVVMNYSVVEGMILRKDKGRIPSSVTILSALISIVFISLGSFFFMYM, translated from the exons ATGGAAAACACTTCTCCTCTACATCTCTGTCGTGTCCAGAAATCATTTCTCATCAACAGATCACATATGCTCCTCCATTCCTTAGCTTTGATGAGCTTGATTTATTATagatcttcatttttcttccaacaAACCAAAACTGGTCAGACGCCCCTTACGCCATGGCTTTTGGTCTTTGCTGCTGAACTGATGCTGTCTTGTTTTTGGATCGTTTCCCAAGCTTTTCTATGGCGCCCAGTTTCACGATCTGTATTTCCTGATAAGCTACCGAAAGACAAAGAACTTCCTGCAATTGATGTGTTCATATGCACTGCAGATCCAAATAAAGAACCCACTGTGGATGTGATGAACACTGTTATATCCGCCATGGCACTGGACTACCCCCCAGATAAGCTTTATGTTTATCTTTCAGACGATGGTGGTTCTTCTATGACTTTGCGTGCTATGCAGGAAgcttggagatttgcaaagtggTGGTTACCCTTTTGTAGGAGACATGGAATCAAAACGTTATGCCCAGAGGCTTATTTTTCCGAAGTAGAGGAAAAGCAAGAGAATTCTCACAATGATTTCCTGGCCGAGGAGGAGAAAGTTAAG GAAAAATATGAGAACTTCAAGGAGCGGTTGACAAGGATCAGAGAAAACACATGGCTGACGATCAATCGAGATCACCCTCCTATTGTTGAG GTGATAAATGAAACATCCATCAACGAAGAAGGTGCAGAAAGGGCTGGGATGCCTCTCCTTGTTTATGTCTCCCGTGAGAAAAGGCCTTCACATCCACATAATTTCAAGGCTGGATCTCTTAATGCTCTT CTTCGAGTCTCTGCTATCATGAGTAATTCTCCTTATATACTAGCGTTGGACTGCGACATGTACTGCAACGACCCAACATCAGCCCGCCAGGCAATGTGTTTCCACCTTGATCCTGAGATATCTCCTTCGCTAGCTTTTGTTCAATTTCCACAGAAATATCATAACATTGGCAAGGATGATATCTACGATAGCCAACTGAGAATGTATTTCAAG GTACAATATCAAGGTGTGGATGGGATTCAAGGACCCGTTTTATCTGGTACAGGCTTTTACATAAAGAGAGAGGCACTGTTGAATCCCAAGAAAGAGG ATGTCGACGTCATGGAACTTAAACATTCTTTCGGGCTATCCAATGAATTTACCAAATCCTTAGGCCGGCATTACAAGCCCCATCAGGGGGAGGTTGTGAGTGCAATAATGCTCGAGGAAATCCAATTTTTAGCATCTTGTGCCTATGAAAATGAAACGAAATGGGGCAGAGAG GttggtttcttgtattttacaATAGCAGAAGACTATTTTACAGGGTTTGTCAACTTACACGGCAATGGTTGGAAATCTGTTTACTGTGATCCCGCAAGGCCTTCCTTTTTAGGTTCTGCCACTACAAATCTAAATGATGTCTTGGTTCAAAATGCAAAATGGAGTTCTAGTTTGGTTGAAGTTGTAATCTCAAGGTTCTGTCCTCTTTTCTATACCCCAGAGAAAATATCTGCTCTTCAGAGAGTGTGCTACGCAGTAATAATTTACCCTTTGTGTTTCTTGCCAATGTGGTGCTTAGCGACCATCCCTCAGCTGTGTCTACTTAATGGCATTCGTTTGTATCCAGAG GTTTCAGATTGGTTTTTCTGTGTGTTTTCTTTCATCTTTCTCTCCTCACAATTGAAGCACATACAAGAGGTCCTATCAACTGGAGATCCAATTTGGACATGGAGAAATGAACAGATGATGTGGATGATAAAAAATGTTACATGTCATACATATGGAAGCTTTGACGCCATTATGAAGAAAATTGGTTTCAGGGAGGCCAATTTTCCACCCACGAATAAAGTGGTTGATGAGGAGCAACTTAAGCTATACCAAATGGGTAAAATTGATTTCCAAACTTCAATCGTATTCCTTGCTCCTATGGTTAGCTTAGTCCTTTTAAACCTAGCATCCTTCGTTGGAGGCCTCACTAGGGCGGTTGTGGCCGGAAATTTCAGTGAAATGTTCGTACAGATTGtgttgtcattttttattgtgGTCATGAACTACTCGGTTGTTGAAGGGATGATACTGAGGAAGGACAAAGGTCGCATTCCCTCTTCTGTCACTATCTTGTCAGCTCTGATTTCCATAGTTTTTATATCTTTGggatctttttttttcatgtatATGTGA